DNA from Puniceicoccaceae bacterium:
CATGAGTTTTCGCATGGTTCCGTCGGGTTTGCTTGGGTCCTGCACGATGCGACCCTGAAATCCCGTAACCTCACGGATCAACTCTGCCAGTGCTGCAATGGAAATATCGGAACCAAAACCGATGTTGACCCAATCCGGCGGATTTTCGAGTTCAAGCAGGTGGAGCACGCCAGATGCGAGGTCGTCCACATGCAAAAATTCGCGCAGTGGGGTACCGCTGCCCCAGATCACGACAGTATCTGAGCGTTGTTGCGTAGCCTCGTGAAACTTGCGCAGCAGGGCGGGGATCACATGAGAGTTTTCGGGATGATAGTTGTCGCCAGTTCCGTAGAGATTGCAGGGCATGGCAGAGTGAAAGAGGACCCCATATTGACGACGGTAAAACTGACACAGCTTGAGACCGGCGATTTTGGCGAGCGCATAGGCCTCATTGGTGGATTCGAGGGGGCCTGTCAGCAGACTGTCCTCGCGGATGGGCTGTGGTGCCTCTTTCGGATAGATGCAGGAACTGCCGAGGTTGAGGAAGCGTTTCACACCGTGGCGATAGGCGCTGTGAACCAGATTGAGGTTGATCGCCAGATTCTCCTGAATGAACTCTGCCGGATAAGTGTCATTGGCGTGGATGCCGCCGACTCGTGCTGCGGCGTTGATCACCCCATCGGGGCGTTCGGACTGCAGGAATGCATCGACTGCATGTTGATCGGTAAGATCGAGTTCGCTGCGACTGCGTGTGAGCAGAGCGACCGGATTGTTTTTCTGTGCAAGCAGGGATCGGCAGATGGCAGAACCCACCATGCCGCGATGGCCTGTGACGAAGATCTTGAGAGGTTTCATGGGGAATTTGGGAAGTGGAGTTTATTCCATGAGGATATTGCGAAGGATTTCGTCGACCAGCTTGGGATTGGCTTTTCCCTGGGTGGCTTTCATGACCTGTCCCTTCAAAGCGTTGATGGCTTTTTCGTTGCCCTCGCGAAATTCGGACGCTGGGCGCGGGTTGGCATCAATCACATCCCGGCAGATGGCTTCGATGGCTCCAGTGTCCGAGGATTGTTTGAGTCCCTTTGCCTCTACGATGTCAGCGGGCAGGGTTCCGGTTTCCACCATTTCGGGAAACAAGTCTTTGGCAATTTGATTGGAAATGACGTTGCGGTCGACCAAATCCACGAGGCTTGCGATGTGGGCGGGGGTGATGGGTAAATCGTTGAGTTCGACCTTTTCGGTTTCAGAACTTCGATTGGATAACTCCCGGAGCAGGTCATTGGCGATGAAGTTGGCAATTCCCTTGGCATTGGCATGGATCAACAATGCGGCTTCGAAGAACTCGACCAGGGCGCGGTTTGGACAGATCACAGAAGTTACGGTGTAGGGCAGTTCGAGATCGTCCATATAGCGGCGTTGGCGGTCAAAGGGCATTTCGGGAAGTTCCGCAGCCAACGCGCTTTTCCATTCCTCAGAGATGCGCACAGGCATCAAGTCAGGATCGGGAAAGTAGCGATAGTCATGGGCCTCTTCCTTGGTGCGCATGACGTAGGTCATGTTTTGGTCGGCATCCCAGCGTCGGGTTTCCTGCGTGAGGGTTCGCCCTGCCTGCAGCTCGCGAATCTGACGCTCGATTTCGTAGGCCAAACCATTCTTTACCCCGCTGATGCTGTTGAGGTTTTTCAGCTCAACCTTGGTTCCGAGCGTCTGGCTGCCTTTGGGGCGGACGGAGACATTGGCATCGCAGCGCATCTGCCCTTTTTCCATATCACAGTCCGACATGCCAGCAAACTGCAGATTGTTGCGCAAAGCGGTGAGAAATGCGAAGGCCTCTTCGGGAGAAAAGAGATCCGGTTCGGTGACGATTTCAATCAGGGGAGCACCGGCGCGATTATAGTCCACCCAGCTGGAGTCCCCGGTGTGCGTGAGCTTGCCGACATCCTCCTCCAGATGAATGCGGGTGAGTTTAACCTCGCGGTGTTCTCCCATGATGTTGCGGGAGGTGCTCAGCATCTCGATCTCCACGGAACCGCCGAGGCAAAGCGGCTGGTCGTATTGGGAGATCTGGTAGTTTTTGGGCATGTCCGGATAGAAGTAGTGCTTGCGATCCCATTTGGAAACGGGGGGAATCGTGCATCCGAGCATCAGTCCAACCTGAATGGTCTTTTCGATCGCCTCGCGGTTGAGCACGGGCAAAGTACCGGGCATTCCGAGAACGACCGGATTGGTCAGGCTGTTGGGTTCTGCACCGTAGGTGTAGGGTGCATCCGTGAACATTTTGCTCTGTGTCTTCAGTTGCACGTGGACCTCAAGTCCGATGACTGCTTCGTAGTCGCTCATGATGGATGAAAAGAGTGGGTGGGATCAGATTCCAGCGCGGTCTTTCAGGATGACGCAAGCTCAACCCAGCCTGGGATGGGTGGCATGAATGTCGTGGTTGGATTCGAAACGCTTTGCGGCGAGCAGCAATCGACTCTCCTCGAAATGTGGAGCGATCAATTGGAAGGCGACTGGCAGGTTTTCGGGTGTGAAACCACAGGGAACCGAGAGAGCCGGGAGTCCTGCAAGATTGGCCGGGATCGTAAAAATGTCGTTGAGATACATGGTCAGAGGGTCTGTGCATTGCTCACTGAGACGAAATGCGGGCGTAGGCGCCGTGGGTGTGAGCACCAGATCGACACCTTCAAATGCAGAGTTGAAATCATTTCGAATGAGGGTTCGCACCTGTTGTGCCTTGAGGTAGTAGGCATCGTGATAGCCACTGCTCAGCGCGAAGGTTCCCAGAATGATGCGGCGTTTAACCTCTTCGCCAAATCCTTCTCCGCGACTTTTGAAATAAACCTCCATGACATCCTGAGCAGATTCGGAGCGGTGCGTGTAGCGAATGCCGTCGAAGCGCGCGAGGTTTGAAGATGCCTCCGCAGTGGCAAGAATGTAATAGGTTGGAACGGCCAGAGAGCTGTTGGGCAGGGAGATTTCCCGGATCTCGCAGCCCTTGCGTTGGTAAAAATCGATTGCATCGCGAATGGGTTGCAGCACGGCGTCATCCATGGGGTAGTCAAAATACTCCTTGGGCACTCCGATGCAGGGACAATAGGAGTCTGCCTCTTTCAACGCAGCACTGTAATCGGGTACATCGGTCGGAAAGGACGAGGAATCTTTGGGGTCAACCCCGGAAATCAGGCTCAACAGGACGGCGAGATCGTCTACAGAACGGGCAAATGGGCCAATCTGGTCGAGACTCGAGGCAAAGGCGACCAGTCCGTAGCGAGACACACGCCCGTAGGTGGGTTTGAGACCATAGACCCCGCAAAATGAGGCGGGCTGGCGGATGGAGCCGCCCGTGTCGCTTCCCAGAGTGAGGGGCGACATGCCTGCCGCAACTGCCGCAGCACTGCCACCACTGCTGCCCCCGGGGCTGCGTGTGGAGTCCCAGGGATTGCGTGCCGGACCGAAGTAGGAGGTTTCATTGGAGGAACCCATTGCGAATTCATCCATGTTGAGCCGTCCCCAGACAATGGCCCCGGCTGCCCTGAGTTTGTCGACAACGGTTGCGCTGTAGGGGGGGATGAAGTGCTCAAGAATGCGGCTGGCACAGGTCAGAGGCTGACCTTCGATTGCCATGTTGTTTTTGAGCGCAACGGGAATGCCGTCGAGCACCCCGAGTGTTTGCTGGTTGCGCAGGCGTTCGTCAGATGCACGCGCCTGTTCCAGGGCATGCTCGGCATCGACTCCGAGGAAACAATTCAGCGTCGGGTTGAGGAGTTGCACGCGTTCGAGCAGTGCCGTTACCAGTGCTTCAGAGGTCAGGGAGCCTGCCTTGCGACGGGCCTGAATCTCGTGAGCGGTCAGAAAGGGAAGTTCGGTTTCCATGTGGTGTGACGGTGCGATTTTGGGCGCTGATTATTCTACAACCCGGGGTACGATGACCTGGTTGTCCGTGTGTTGGGGGGCGTTTTGCAGTGCCTGCTCGCGAGTGAGAGGCTGCCCTGGAATGTCGGATCGCAGCACATCAAAGAGCGGCGTGGCGTGGGCGGTGGGTTCCACTCCCTGGGTGTCCACCTCGCGCAACTTTTGGAAGTAGTGAATGATTTTACCCAGTTGTTCGGTAAAAGTGACCTGTTCGGATTCGCTCAGCTCGAGCCGTGCGAGCTTGGCGACGTAGTGAATGTCGAACTCATCGTTGGTTGCCATGGTAATTGCAGTTGGGAAGGTTTGTGGGAAACAAGCGATCGTGGATCTTGAGGGCACGCTTCAGCGTCGCACCCGGTATCGGGTTCGGGATTCGATTTGTTGCTGGATGTAATCGAATGCCCGATTGACTCGTTCATCGGTCAGGGTTCCCGATTTGCTGCGAAATGTCATGCTGAACGCAAGGCTCTTGGTGCCGGGTTCGAGTCCCTTGCCAGCATATTGGTCAAAGATCTGAATGTCCTCCACCTCAAGATCCTTGTCGCTGACCGAACGGGCAGTCTTGAGCATGGCGTCCAATACCCGTGCAGCGGGTTCCTTGCTGTCCACCACCAGTGCAAGATCCTTGAAGGAAGGAGGGAAGTGGGTAAACGCCTGGTAGCGATGGGGCTTTTCCGGTTTCTCAATAGAGGCGGGTAGAATGGCGATGCAACCGGCATAGACGACACCCTCAATGTCCTGTTCCTTGAGGAACTTGAGGTCAAGCATGCCGAACTCCGCCTCAAACCCACCCTTGCGCAATCCAGCGCCCTTGACGAAGTGTCCCTGTTGACCGTAGCGAGGGATGGAGTCGAGTGAAATCAGGTTGTCGGACAGACGTTGGCCAGCCATGCGCAACAGGTCTAAAATGAGTGCCTTGATTTGGTAGAAATCGCTAGCCTCACGGGTTTTCCAGCTGCGCTGTGCCGGATGTTCATGCAGCGCAAATCCGATGCCCAGACACTCGGTCAGTTCTGAACCCACAGCGACATAAACACGTCCCCATTCGAAGAAGCGTGAACCCATGGCACCGTGATGTTGGTTGGTGCGAATGACTTCGAGCAGGCCGGGAATGAGTGAGGGACGCAGGTGGGTTTGGTCCGACGAAATGGGATTGAGAAGCCTGAGGACCTCGTGTTCGCCGTCCTGGCGTTCCAGCCTGGATGCGTCGAGCAGGGTGTAGTTGTAGGCCTCGGTGAATCCTTTTGCGCACAGGTAGGAGGACATTCGCTTGCGCAGGGACCACTCCATGGAGTGCTCGCGAAGCAATGCGCGATTTTGAACATCGGCGTCAGGAATGCGGTCGGTGCCATAGATGCGCAGAAACTCCTCCACCAGATCAATGGGGCGTTCCAGGTCGGCACGGAACGAGGGGACGGTTATCTTCCAGCGCTTGGGTGACAGCTCCAGGCTTTCGAGTCCGAGGCCAAGCGCTGAGAGTGCGCGCTCGATGGCAGCATCATCAAACTCAAAACCACAGCGTTCTCTCACGTAGTCCGCACTGAGTTCGATGGTGCGTTCGGGCAGTTCGTTTGAACCCTCGATGTAACATTGCTTGCACAAGCTTCCGCCCGCTGTCTCCAGGATAAGCTCAAGGGCTCGATAAGCAGCGGTATCCACGCCCCGTGGGTCGATCCCGCGCTCAAAGCGGTAGGAACTGTCAGTGGACAAGCCAAGCTCACGGGAGGTGCGGCGAGTCTGGCGCGGTTCAAACCATGCTGATTCAAGCACAATATCAACCGTACCGGCATCCACCTCTGCATCGATGCTTCCCATGACTCCGCCGATGACAAGTCCACGTTCGTCGTCTGCAATTAACAGGTGATGGGGCTGCAGGGTGCGCTTCTTCTCATCGAGCGTCACCAGTGTTTCGTCTTCGCGTGCATGTCGCACACGAAGCGTGCGCCCCCGGATTTTTGCGGCATCAAAGGCGTGCAGGGGTTGTCCGAATTCGTGCAGCACATAGTTCGTCACATCGACGACATTGTTGATCGGACGCAGGTCGATGGCTTCGAGAGCGGTTTTGAGCCAGTCGGGACTCTCCTTGATTTCCACTCCGCGAATGCAGTGGGCCGTGTAGTAGTGGCAATCCTTTGCAGCTTCGATGACAACGCGGTCGAGCAGGCCATCCTTTGCTTCGGTGGAGAATGCTTCGGCGTTGAGTTCCGTCACCGGTTCATTGCGGTCGAGATTAAAGTGTGCAGCCAGTTCGCGGGCCAGTCCAAGGTGGCTGAGGCAGTCGGGTCGGTTTGGAGTGACCTCTACGTCGAACACCACATCGCCCTTGGGAAAGACCTCGTGAATGGGAGTTCCAATGTCCGGTCGATTGTTGAGGATGAGCAGACCCGAATGGTCTTCTCCCATGCCCAATTCTTTTGCGGAACACATCATTCCCGAGGAATCCACACCGCGAAGCTGTACCTTCTGAATCTTGAACCCGCCTGGAAGTTCAGCACCAATGACTGCGACTGGCACGCGGTCACCGACCTTGAAATTCTGGGCTCCGCAGACGATGCTGGCCGGATGATCGGGGTCGCCAGTATGGACTTTGCAGACGCTGAGCTTGTCGGCATTGGGGTGAGGTTCCTTACTGAGAACCTCTCCGACAACCACCTTGTCAATGGGACTCAGGCCACGTGTTTCGATGGACTCGACCTCAAACCCGATGAGCGTCAGTGCCTCTTCAATTTGTTCGGGATTCGGGTTGAGTCCGGGAATATAGGTTTGCAGCCAGTTCAGTGAAATTAACATGACAGGAAAAGATTTGAATGATTGGGACGTTGATGCATTGGCATGACCTCAGCGGGCGAACTGGCGGAGGAAACGCTGGTCGTTTTGATAGAAGTAGCGAATGTCGTCCACGCCAGTGGCGATCATGGCAATGCGCTCGATACCCATGCCAAATGCGTAGCCGGAATAAAGAGTCGGATCGACGCCGACTGCTTCGAAGACCTTCGGATCCACCATGCCGCAGCCCATGATTTCAATCCACTTTTTGCCGACCTTGCCGAGGTGTTCGGCCGAAAAATCGACCTCAAAGCTTGGTTCTGTGTAGGGGAAAAAATGCGGGCGAAAGCGCACCTTGGCATCCTTGCCCAGCAGTTCTTTGGCGAAGTAATCGAGAATGGCCTTCAGATCGCGCACGGTGACATGTTTGTCCACAAACAAACCCTCAATCTGATGGAAATTGGCGGAATGAGTGGCATCTGCCGTATCGCGCCGAAAGGTTCGGCCCGGTGAGAGGATGCGAAGCGGAACCCCTTCCTTGAACATGGTGCGGATTTGCACACTCGACGTATGGGGACGGAGCACATAGCGCTCGTCGCTTTGCTGAGGGATGTTGGAAAAACCTGTGGTTCGGGGAAGGTAGTAGGTGTCCTGTTCGGCCCGTGCAGGGTGTTCAGGAGGAGTATTGAGCGCATCGAAGCAAAAGAATTCGGTCTCGACCTCGCTTCCCGAAGCCACGGTGAATCCCACCTTCTCAAAGATGTGCACGATGCGATCAAGGATTTGAGAGAGCGGATGCTGGGTGCCGAGCGACACATCGGGAGAAGGCAGGGTCGGGTCAATTGCAGGACCAATGCGTGCGGCCAGTTCAGCCGCTTCGAGAGAGTTTTCGATCCCGGCAAAGATGGCTTCGAGTTCACCCTTGAGTTCATTGAGCTTCTTTCCAAATGCGGGTTTTTCCTCCTTGGGAACGGAAGCGATCTGCTTGCGTACGCTGGTGAAACTTCCCTGAGGCCCC
Protein-coding regions in this window:
- the gatB gene encoding Asp-tRNA(Asn)/Glu-tRNA(Gln) amidotransferase subunit GatB — encoded protein: MSDYEAVIGLEVHVQLKTQSKMFTDAPYTYGAEPNSLTNPVVLGMPGTLPVLNREAIEKTIQVGLMLGCTIPPVSKWDRKHYFYPDMPKNYQISQYDQPLCLGGSVEIEMLSTSRNIMGEHREVKLTRIHLEEDVGKLTHTGDSSWVDYNRAGAPLIEIVTEPDLFSPEEAFAFLTALRNNLQFAGMSDCDMEKGQMRCDANVSVRPKGSQTLGTKVELKNLNSISGVKNGLAYEIERQIRELQAGRTLTQETRRWDADQNMTYVMRTKEEAHDYRYFPDPDLMPVRISEEWKSALAAELPEMPFDRQRRYMDDLELPYTVTSVICPNRALVEFFEAALLIHANAKGIANFIANDLLRELSNRSSETEKVELNDLPITPAHIASLVDLVDRNVISNQIAKDLFPEMVETGTLPADIVEAKGLKQSSDTGAIEAICRDVIDANPRPASEFREGNEKAINALKGQVMKATQGKANPKLVDEILRNILME
- the pheT gene encoding phenylalanine--tRNA ligase subunit beta, which gives rise to MLISLNWLQTYIPGLNPNPEQIEEALTLIGFEVESIETRGLSPIDKVVVGEVLSKEPHPNADKLSVCKVHTGDPDHPASIVCGAQNFKVGDRVPVAVIGAELPGGFKIQKVQLRGVDSSGMMCSAKELGMGEDHSGLLILNNRPDIGTPIHEVFPKGDVVFDVEVTPNRPDCLSHLGLARELAAHFNLDRNEPVTELNAEAFSTEAKDGLLDRVVIEAAKDCHYYTAHCIRGVEIKESPDWLKTALEAIDLRPINNVVDVTNYVLHEFGQPLHAFDAAKIRGRTLRVRHAREDETLVTLDEKKRTLQPHHLLIADDERGLVIGGVMGSIDAEVDAGTVDIVLESAWFEPRQTRRTSRELGLSTDSSYRFERGIDPRGVDTAAYRALELILETAGGSLCKQCYIEGSNELPERTIELSADYVRERCGFEFDDAAIERALSALGLGLESLELSPKRWKITVPSFRADLERPIDLVEEFLRIYGTDRIPDADVQNRALLREHSMEWSLRKRMSSYLCAKGFTEAYNYTLLDASRLERQDGEHEVLRLLNPISSDQTHLRPSLIPGLLEVIRTNQHHGAMGSRFFEWGRVYVAVGSELTECLGIGFALHEHPAQRSWKTREASDFYQIKALILDLLRMAGQRLSDNLISLDSIPRYGQQGHFVKGAGLRKGGFEAEFGMLDLKFLKEQDIEGVVYAGCIAILPASIEKPEKPHRYQAFTHFPPSFKDLALVVDSKEPAARVLDAMLKTARSVSDKDLEVEDIQIFDQYAGKGLEPGTKSLAFSMTFRSKSGTLTDERVNRAFDYIQQQIESRTRYRVRR
- the gatC gene encoding Asp-tRNA(Asn)/Glu-tRNA(Gln) amidotransferase subunit GatC, whose amino-acid sequence is MATNDEFDIHYVAKLARLELSESEQVTFTEQLGKIIHYFQKLREVDTQGVEPTAHATPLFDVLRSDIPGQPLTREQALQNAPQHTDNQVIVPRVVE
- the gatA gene encoding Asp-tRNA(Asn)/Glu-tRNA(Gln) amidotransferase subunit GatA, coding for METELPFLTAHEIQARRKAGSLTSEALVTALLERVQLLNPTLNCFLGVDAEHALEQARASDERLRNQQTLGVLDGIPVALKNNMAIEGQPLTCASRILEHFIPPYSATVVDKLRAAGAIVWGRLNMDEFAMGSSNETSYFGPARNPWDSTRSPGGSSGGSAAAVAAGMSPLTLGSDTGGSIRQPASFCGVYGLKPTYGRVSRYGLVAFASSLDQIGPFARSVDDLAVLLSLISGVDPKDSSSFPTDVPDYSAALKEADSYCPCIGVPKEYFDYPMDDAVLQPIRDAIDFYQRKGCEIREISLPNSSLAVPTYYILATAEASSNLARFDGIRYTHRSESAQDVMEVYFKSRGEGFGEEVKRRIILGTFALSSGYHDAYYLKAQQVRTLIRNDFNSAFEGVDLVLTPTAPTPAFRLSEQCTDPLTMYLNDIFTIPANLAGLPALSVPCGFTPENLPVAFQLIAPHFEESRLLLAAKRFESNHDIHATHPRLG
- the pheS gene encoding phenylalanine--tRNA ligase subunit alpha, with the protein product MDQELTAILSRARTEASGIHNRGAYEAFKASFMGPQGSFTSVRKQIASVPKEEKPAFGKKLNELKGELEAIFAGIENSLEAAELAARIGPAIDPTLPSPDVSLGTQHPLSQILDRIVHIFEKVGFTVASGSEVETEFFCFDALNTPPEHPARAEQDTYYLPRTTGFSNIPQQSDERYVLRPHTSSVQIRTMFKEGVPLRILSPGRTFRRDTADATHSANFHQIEGLFVDKHVTVRDLKAILDYFAKELLGKDAKVRFRPHFFPYTEPSFEVDFSAEHLGKVGKKWIEIMGCGMVDPKVFEAVGVDPTLYSGYAFGMGIERIAMIATGVDDIRYFYQNDQRFLRQFAR
- a CDS encoding GDP-L-fucose synthase, giving the protein MKPLKIFVTGHRGMVGSAICRSLLAQKNNPVALLTRSRSELDLTDQHAVDAFLQSERPDGVINAAARVGGIHANDTYPAEFIQENLAINLNLVHSAYRHGVKRFLNLGSSCIYPKEAPQPIREDSLLTGPLESTNEAYALAKIAGLKLCQFYRRQYGVLFHSAMPCNLYGTGDNYHPENSHVIPALLRKFHEATQQRSDTVVIWGSGTPLREFLHVDDLASGVLHLLELENPPDWVNIGFGSDISIAALAELIREVTGFQGRIVQDPSKPDGTMRKLMDVSLIRSTGWQARIDLKTGLKSAYHDFLTHLEAGDLRS